Genomic window (Sulfurovum sp. NBC37-1):
ACTGAATCTTTGATCGAATGGCTTCGTTCCATTCGGTCACATACTTGATGTATGCTCTCTCATTCCACTCACGCCATTCGATCAAATCTACAGCAAATTAACACAAAATCTTACATACGAGAAAAAGTAATCTTTAGATCCTTTGGATATGCCACTTTTTTAAAAAATCAACCATTTTTCAATCAACTCTTCACTCTTCACTCTTCACTCTTCACTTTTTCCGTTATAATTTGAAAAATTATACAAGGAAAACCCATGCCACTATTAGACAGTTTTACAGTAGACCACACTAGAATGATCGCTCCCGCAGTGAGAGTTGCGAAAAGAATGAAGACCCCATGCGGAGATGACATTACCGTTTTTGACCTGCGTTTCTGCAAACCAAATGAAGAGAGAATGCCTTCCAAAGGGATACATACGCTTGAACACCTTTTTGCCGGTTTCATGAGAGAGCATCTCAACTCCAAAAAAGTGGAGATCATCGATATCTCACCTATGGGGTGCAGAACAGGGTTCTATATGTCTCTTCTGGGTACGCCGAAACCTAAAAGAGTTGCCAAAGCCTGGGCAGCATCGATGAAAGATGTCTTGAATGTGAAGTCGCAGAAGGATATCCCTGAACTCAATGTCTATCAGTGCGGTTCCTACAAGATGCATTCTCTTAAAGAGGCTAAGGAGATCGCACAAAACGTGTTAGACAGAGGTATTGGTATTATGAATAACAAGAAGTTGAAACTCAGCA
Coding sequences:
- the luxS gene encoding S-ribosylhomocysteine lyase, whose translation is MPLLDSFTVDHTRMIAPAVRVAKRMKTPCGDDITVFDLRFCKPNEERMPSKGIHTLEHLFAGFMREHLNSKKVEIIDISPMGCRTGFYMSLLGTPKPKRVAKAWAASMKDVLNVKSQKDIPELNVYQCGSYKMHSLKEAKEIAQNVLDRGIGIMNNKKLKLSKKLLKGL